A genomic window from Polaribacter gangjinensis includes:
- a CDS encoding quinol:cytochrome C oxidoreductase, with product MYQFSGKLKILSLALIIVGALGIGFSFMSAPSTIEESKEMIAAQSSHGNTHGTDHATTTNSHDEHHDAAHDEHVFHQLQNKPWSALYVSLIFFLGISLLVLAFYAAQRVAQSGWSIVLFRVMEAITANLVPTSIIMLLVILSASLFHYNHLFSWMAEGTFDPSSEKYDAIVDGKSWWMNTTGWTIRGIIYLVLWNAYRFFIRKNSIAEDTANDGNKTYKKNYHASVIFLVIFMLTESMMSWDWIMGLDPHWFSTLFGWYVLASLLVSALTVIAFVTIYLRSKGVLPSVNDSHIHDLAKFMFGFSVFWTYLWFSQFLLIWYADIPEETTYFVARFNEYKLPFLSMVVMNFVFPILLLINSDFKSIPWFVVLGGIVILTGHYVDFYVMIMPATVGDQWSFGIPEISALLFFLGIFIYTVFSAFAKANPIPKGNPFLHESEHFHYYNIEHRGESADNHHH from the coding sequence ATGTATCAATTCTCAGGTAAATTAAAAATACTCTCTTTAGCACTTATCATAGTAGGTGCTTTAGGAATTGGATTCAGTTTTATGTCTGCTCCAAGTACAATAGAGGAATCTAAAGAAATGATTGCAGCTCAATCTTCTCATGGAAATACTCATGGAACTGATCATGCAACCACCACAAATAGTCATGACGAACATCATGATGCTGCACATGATGAACATGTGTTTCATCAATTGCAAAACAAACCTTGGTCTGCTTTATATGTTTCGTTGATTTTCTTTTTAGGAATTTCTTTGTTAGTATTGGCATTTTATGCAGCTCAAAGAGTAGCACAATCTGGCTGGTCAATAGTTTTGTTTAGAGTGATGGAAGCCATTACTGCAAATTTAGTGCCTACATCAATCATTATGTTGTTGGTTATTTTATCAGCATCACTTTTCCATTACAATCATTTATTTTCTTGGATGGCAGAAGGAACTTTTGATCCATCAAGCGAAAAATATGATGCCATTGTTGATGGAAAATCTTGGTGGATGAACACTACAGGTTGGACAATTAGAGGGATTATTTATTTAGTGCTTTGGAATGCATATCGATTTTTTATCAGAAAAAATTCTATTGCTGAAGATACTGCCAATGATGGTAATAAAACCTACAAGAAAAACTATCATGCATCAGTGATATTTTTAGTAATATTCATGTTAACAGAATCAATGATGTCTTGGGATTGGATTATGGGATTAGACCCACACTGGTTTTCAACGTTATTTGGTTGGTATGTATTGGCAAGTTTACTTGTAAGTGCATTAACTGTGATTGCTTTTGTAACAATTTATTTACGATCTAAAGGAGTTTTACCAAGTGTAAATGACAGTCACATTCATGATTTAGCGAAATTCATGTTTGGTTTTTCAGTATTCTGGACATATTTGTGGTTTTCTCAGTTTTTGTTAATTTGGTATGCTGATATTCCTGAAGAAACTACCTATTTCGTAGCAAGATTTAATGAATACAAATTGCCTTTCTTATCAATGGTAGTTATGAATTTTGTTTTCCCAATTTTACTATTAATCAACAGTGATTTCAAGAGCATTCCTTGGTTTGTAGTTTTGGGTGGAATTGTTATTTTAACAGGTCATTATGTTGATTTTTACGTGATGATTATGCCTGCAACTGTAGGTGACCAATGGTCATTTGGAATCCCAGAAATCAGTGCATTGTTATTCTTTTTAGGAATTTTTATTTACACTGTATTTAGTGCTTTTGCAAAAGCAAATCCTATACCTAAAGGAAATCCATTCTTGCACGAAAGTGAGCATTTCCATTATTATAACATTGAACACAGAGGTGAAAGTGCAGACAATCATCATCATTAA
- a CDS encoding cytochrome c oxidase subunit II, with translation MLALFYIFIGVAIGVSFWQITRILNLRESVANDNDNSKQGKYALLFMAFLYAMMIYCLIAMNVIMLPESASIEGEHDDNLFNITFWLIGIVQFAMQFLIFYFTFKYRGNKNNKAKFYADSHKLEAIWTITPAVVLVVLIGYGLWQWNNVMDLSDEKDAIVIEVYSQQFRWDARYAGEDNTLGYGNVNFIKGVNTMGVDMSDKNSLDDKQVTELYLPKGRKIHFKFRSQDVLHSAYMPHFRAQMNCVPGMVTEFGFTPKYTTEEMRQQSEVVDKTREINKIRKAKGEDPYEFDYLLLCNKICGASHYNMQMKITVVEQEEYDKWIAEQPTLSTVINQ, from the coding sequence ATGCTAGCTCTATTTTATATTTTTATAGGTGTTGCAATTGGAGTAAGTTTTTGGCAGATTACAAGAATTTTAAATTTAAGAGAATCTGTTGCAAATGATAATGACAATTCAAAACAAGGTAAATATGCATTATTATTTATGGCTTTTTTATACGCAATGATGATTTATTGCTTGATAGCTATGAATGTTATAATGCTTCCTGAATCAGCATCTATTGAAGGTGAACACGATGATAATTTATTCAATATTACTTTTTGGTTGATTGGAATCGTTCAATTTGCAATGCAATTTTTGATTTTCTACTTTACTTTTAAATATAGAGGAAACAAAAATAACAAAGCAAAATTTTATGCTGATAGTCACAAATTGGAAGCGATTTGGACAATTACTCCTGCAGTTGTTTTGGTTGTATTAATTGGTTATGGATTGTGGCAATGGAACAATGTAATGGATTTGTCTGATGAAAAAGACGCGATCGTAATTGAAGTTTATTCTCAACAATTTAGATGGGATGCACGTTATGCAGGTGAAGACAACACTTTGGGTTATGGTAATGTAAACTTTATCAAAGGTGTTAATACAATGGGTGTTGACATGTCTGATAAAAATTCACTAGATGATAAACAAGTAACAGAATTATATTTGCCTAAAGGACGTAAAATTCACTTCAAATTCCGTTCTCAAGATGTTTTACATTCTGCTTACATGCCTCACTTTAGAGCACAAATGAATTGCGTTCCTGGAATGGTAACAGAATTTGGTTTTACACCAAAATATACAACTGAAGAGATGAGACAACAATCAGAAGTGGTTGATAAAACTCGTGAAATCAATAAAATTAGAAAAGCAAAAGGTGAAGACCCTTATGAATTTGATTACTTATTATTATGTAATAAAATTTGTGGTGCTTCTCACTATAATATGCAAATGAAAATTACCGTTGTTGAGCAAGAAGAATATGATAAATGGATTGCCGAACAACCAACATTATCAACAGTTATAAATCAATAA
- a CDS encoding cytochrome c oxidase subunit I: MSEHHHKETFVTKYIFSQDHKMISKQFLVTGIFMGVIALLMSMLFRLQLAWPDKSFTIIEAFLGPHQTDGIMNPDIYLALVTIHGTIMVFFVLTAGLSGTFSNLLIPLQLGARDMASGFLNMISYWLFFLSSIVMVISLFVEAGPASAGWTIYPPLSALPQAIPGSGAGMTLWLVSMAIFIASSLIGALNYIVTVLNLRTKGMKMTRMPLTIWAFFITAMIGVVSFPVLLSAALLLIFDRSFGTSFYLSDIFISGEVLHYQGGSPVLFEHLFWFLGHPEVYIVLLPALGITSEIISTNARKPIFGYRAMVMSIIAIAFLSTIVWGHHMFISGMNPFLGSVFTFTTLLIAIPSAVKAFNYVTTLWKGNLQLNPAMLFSIGLVSTFVTGGLTGLVLGDSALDINIHDTYFVVAHFHLVMGVSAIFGMYAGIYHWFPKMYGRLMNKTLGYWHFWITIICAYGVFWPMHFIGLAGLPRRYYTNTNFPMFDDIADINVVITIFAIVGGIAQIIFLANFFISIYRGEKSSQNPWNSNTLEWTTPVEHIHGNWPGKIPEVHRWPYDYSKRVDPNDDNSDYLHGKDFVSQITPLLEGEEPS, encoded by the coding sequence ATGTCAGAACATCATCATAAAGAAACATTTGTAACAAAATATATTTTCAGTCAAGATCACAAAATGATCTCAAAACAATTTTTGGTGACTGGTATTTTTATGGGAGTTATTGCACTTTTAATGTCAATGCTTTTCCGTTTACAACTTGCTTGGCCCGATAAATCGTTTACAATTATCGAAGCTTTTCTAGGTCCACATCAAACTGATGGAATCATGAATCCAGATATTTACCTAGCTTTGGTAACTATTCACGGGACTATCATGGTATTCTTTGTTTTAACTGCAGGATTAAGTGGTACATTTTCTAACCTTTTAATTCCATTGCAATTAGGTGCAAGAGATATGGCATCAGGTTTTTTAAACATGATTTCATATTGGTTATTTTTCTTGTCTAGTATAGTAATGGTAATTTCACTTTTTGTTGAAGCAGGTCCAGCATCAGCAGGATGGACAATTTATCCTCCATTAAGTGCTTTGCCACAAGCAATACCAGGTTCTGGAGCAGGAATGACTTTATGGTTGGTTTCTATGGCAATTTTTATTGCTTCTTCATTGATTGGAGCTTTAAATTATATCGTTACAGTTTTAAACCTAAGAACAAAAGGAATGAAAATGACAAGAATGCCATTAACAATTTGGGCATTTTTCATCACAGCTATGATTGGTGTAGTTTCATTCCCTGTATTATTATCTGCAGCGTTATTACTGATTTTTGATAGAAGTTTTGGAACATCTTTCTATCTTTCTGATATTTTTATTTCAGGTGAAGTATTGCATTACCAAGGTGGATCACCCGTTTTATTTGAACATTTATTCTGGTTTTTAGGACACCCTGAAGTTTATATTGTATTGCTTCCTGCACTTGGAATTACCTCTGAAATTATTTCAACAAATGCTAGAAAACCAATTTTTGGTTATAGAGCCATGGTAATGTCTATCATTGCAATCGCTTTCTTATCTACAATTGTTTGGGGACACCACATGTTTATTTCTGGAATGAATCCATTTTTAGGATCGGTATTTACATTCACAACTTTATTAATTGCTATTCCTTCAGCTGTAAAAGCATTCAATTATGTAACCACTCTTTGGAAAGGAAATCTACAACTAAATCCGGCAATGCTATTTTCAATTGGATTGGTTTCTACTTTCGTAACAGGAGGTTTAACAGGATTGGTTTTAGGAGATTCAGCTTTAGATATCAATATTCATGATACGTATTTCGTAGTTGCTCACTTCCATTTGGTAATGGGTGTTTCTGCAATTTTTGGAATGTATGCAGGTATTTATCATTGGTTCCCAAAAATGTATGGTCGTTTAATGAATAAAACTTTAGGATATTGGCATTTCTGGATTACTATCATTTGTGCCTATGGAGTTTTCTGGCCAATGCATTTTATTGGATTAGCAGGTTTACCAAGAAGATATTATACCAACACAAATTTCCCAATGTTTGACGACATTGCTGATATCAACGTTGTGATTACCATTTTTGCAATTGTAGGTGGAATCGCTCAGATTATTTTCTTAGCAAACTTTTTCATCTCGATTTATAGAGGAGAAAAATCATCACAAAATCCTTGGAATTCAAATACATTAGAGTGGACAACTCCAGTAGAACATATTCATGGAAACTGGCCAGGAAAAATTCCTGAAGTTCACAGATGGCCTTATGATTACAGTAAACGTGTAGATCCAAATGATGACAATAGTGATTATTTACATGGAAAAGATTTCGTTTCGCAAATCACACCTTTATTAGAAGGAGAAGAACCATCTTAA